In the genome of Stegostoma tigrinum isolate sSteTig4 chromosome 29, sSteTig4.hap1, whole genome shotgun sequence, one region contains:
- the ntmt1 gene encoding N-terminal Xaa-Pro-Lys N-methyltransferase 1 isoform X1, producing MMTAELLADEDGFYSKAKKYWKNIPPTVDGMLGGYGHISSIDINSSKKFLQRFIGEGPGKAGVGCALDCGAGIGRITKRLLLPMFKVVDMVDVTESFLTKAKAHLGEEGNRVGNYYCCGLQDFVPQPQRYDVIWIQWVIGHLTDTHLIQFLKRCQKGLRPNGIICVKDNVSQEGVIEDEVDSSVCRDLASLRNIVRLAGLHVLAEEKQDNFPDEIYQVYSMALR from the exons ATGATGACTGCAGAGCTACTTGCTGATGAAGATGGGTTCTACTCCAAGGCCAAGAAATACTGGAAAAATATTCCACCTACAGTCGATGGTATGTTGGGGGGCTATGGGCATATCTCCAGCATTGACATTAACTCCTCCAAGAAGTTTCTGCAGAGGTTCATTGGG GAAGGCCCCGGGAAAGCAGGAGTCGGCTGTGCGCTGGACTGTGGAGCTGGGATTGGCAGGATCACCAAGCGACTGCTGCTGCCAATGTTTAAAGTTGTCGACATGGTGGATGTGACAGAGAGTTTCTTAACCAAAGCCAAGGCCCACCTCGGAGAGGAAGGCAATCGCGTGGGCAACTACTATTGCTGCGGTCTGCAGGACTTTGTCCCACAGCCGCAACGATATGATGTCATCTGGATCCAGTGGGTAATAG GGCACCTGACTGACACCCACCTTATCCAGTTCCTCAAGAGGTGTCAGAAAGGGCTTCGTCCAAACGGAATCATCTGCGTGAAGGACAATGTGAGCCAGGAAGGGGTGATTGAGGATGAGGTGGACAGCAGTGTGTGTCGTGACCTGGCCTCCCTTCGGAACATTGTGCGGCTAGCAGGGCTCCACGTGCTGGCTGAAGAGAAACAAGACAACTTCCCTGATGAGATTTACCAGGTGTACAGTATGGCTTTGAGGTGA
- the ntmt1 gene encoding N-terminal Xaa-Pro-Lys N-methyltransferase 1 isoform X2 has product MKMGSTPRPRNTGKIFHLQSMEGPGKAGVGCALDCGAGIGRITKRLLLPMFKVVDMVDVTESFLTKAKAHLGEEGNRVGNYYCCGLQDFVPQPQRYDVIWIQWVIGHLTDTHLIQFLKRCQKGLRPNGIICVKDNVSQEGVIEDEVDSSVCRDLASLRNIVRLAGLHVLAEEKQDNFPDEIYQVYSMALR; this is encoded by the exons ATGAAGATGGGTTCTACTCCAAGGCCAAGAAATACTGGAAAAATATTCCACCTACAGTCGATG GAAGGCCCCGGGAAAGCAGGAGTCGGCTGTGCGCTGGACTGTGGAGCTGGGATTGGCAGGATCACCAAGCGACTGCTGCTGCCAATGTTTAAAGTTGTCGACATGGTGGATGTGACAGAGAGTTTCTTAACCAAAGCCAAGGCCCACCTCGGAGAGGAAGGCAATCGCGTGGGCAACTACTATTGCTGCGGTCTGCAGGACTTTGTCCCACAGCCGCAACGATATGATGTCATCTGGATCCAGTGGGTAATAG GGCACCTGACTGACACCCACCTTATCCAGTTCCTCAAGAGGTGTCAGAAAGGGCTTCGTCCAAACGGAATCATCTGCGTGAAGGACAATGTGAGCCAGGAAGGGGTGATTGAGGATGAGGTGGACAGCAGTGTGTGTCGTGACCTGGCCTCCCTTCGGAACATTGTGCGGCTAGCAGGGCTCCACGTGCTGGCTGAAGAGAAACAAGACAACTTCCCTGATGAGATTTACCAGGTGTACAGTATGGCTTTGAGGTGA